One Sodalis praecaptivus DNA segment encodes these proteins:
- the flhC gene encoding flagellar transcriptional regulator FlhC, with protein sequence MAEKSIVQEVKEIQLAMELISLGARLQMLESETQLSRGRLIKLYKEIRGNPPPKGMLPFSTDWFMTWEHNIHSSMFYNIYQVLLNHGRCSWVEAVIGAYRLYLEQCPEQDGDIPLLALTRAWTLVKFVDSGMLQLTPCAHCRGHFITYAHQPSQSFVCSLCQPPSRAVKRRKLLPDAADNNPMLSDEQRSVAV encoded by the coding sequence ATGGCCGAAAAAAGTATTGTCCAAGAGGTAAAAGAAATCCAGCTTGCAATGGAGTTAATTTCTCTTGGCGCACGGTTGCAAATGCTGGAAAGCGAAACGCAGCTTAGCCGGGGCCGGTTAATAAAATTGTATAAGGAAATTCGCGGCAACCCGCCCCCGAAGGGGATGTTGCCGTTTTCGACCGATTGGTTTATGACCTGGGAACACAATATTCATTCATCGATGTTTTATAACATTTATCAAGTGCTGCTTAACCACGGCCGTTGCTCATGGGTGGAGGCGGTGATCGGCGCCTATCGCCTCTATCTGGAGCAGTGCCCGGAGCAGGATGGCGATATTCCGTTACTGGCGCTGACCCGCGCCTGGACGCTGGTGAAATTCGTCGACAGCGGCATGCTGCAACTGACGCCTTGCGCCCACTGCCGCGGTCATTTCATCACCTATGCCCACCAACCAAGCCAGAGTTTTGTGTGCAGTCTCTGCCAGCCGCCGTCGCGCGCGGTAAAAAGACGTAAACTTTTGCCGGATGCTGCCGATAATAATCCTATGTTGTCAGATGAGCAGAGAAGCGTCGCGGTATGA
- the motA gene encoding flagellar motor stator protein MotA, with protein MLVILGYIVVIATVLGGFLMAGGHLGALIQPAEFLIIGGAGIGSFIVGNNAKAIRATLRALPLLFRSAKYTKARYMDLMTLLFRLMVKSRQQGMLSLERDVENPAESDIFKQYPRILNDPSLLDFITDYLRLMISGNMNAFEIEALMDVEIDTFEEECEIPANSINLLGDSLPAFGIVAAVLGMVHALGAVDRPAVELGVLIAQAMVGTLLGILLSYAFISPLASLLRLKKTETVKVLQCIKITLLSNLHGYAPQISIEFGRKSLFTTERPSFLELENHVKQARGLNKAAAQDGVQEAA; from the coding sequence GTGTTAGTCATACTGGGTTACATTGTTGTTATTGCGACCGTCTTGGGTGGCTTTCTGATGGCCGGCGGCCATCTTGGCGCGTTGATACAACCGGCCGAATTTCTGATTATCGGCGGCGCCGGTATCGGCTCCTTCATCGTCGGTAATAACGCGAAGGCCATTAGAGCCACGCTCCGGGCGCTACCGCTGTTATTCCGCAGCGCCAAATATACCAAGGCCCGTTACATGGACCTGATGACGTTGCTGTTCCGGCTGATGGTGAAGTCACGCCAGCAGGGTATGCTCAGCCTGGAACGTGACGTGGAGAATCCCGCCGAAAGCGACATATTCAAGCAGTATCCGCGCATTCTTAACGATCCCTCCCTGCTGGATTTCATCACCGATTATCTGCGGCTAATGATAAGCGGCAACATGAACGCGTTTGAAATCGAAGCGCTGATGGACGTGGAAATCGATACTTTTGAAGAGGAATGCGAGATTCCCGCCAACAGTATCAATTTGCTGGGCGACTCGTTGCCCGCGTTTGGTATTGTGGCGGCGGTGCTGGGCATGGTACACGCCTTGGGAGCCGTTGATCGCCCGGCGGTGGAGCTGGGCGTACTGATAGCACAGGCGATGGTCGGCACCCTGCTCGGCATCCTGTTGTCCTATGCGTTTATTTCGCCGTTGGCCTCGCTGCTGCGTTTAAAGAAAACTGAAACCGTCAAAGTGTTGCAGTGCATCAAAATCACGCTGCTCTCCAATTTGCATGGTTATGCGCCGCAAATCTCCATCGAATTTGGTCGTAAATCGCTGTTTACCACCGAGCGACCCTCGTTCCTTGAGCTGGAGAATCATGTCAAACAAGCGCGAGGACTGAACAAAGCGGCGGCGCAGGATGGGGTGCAAGAAGCGGCGTAA
- the motB gene encoding flagellar motor protein MotB translates to MQKPIIIVRKRKPARASGAHAGSWKIVFADFMTSMMAFFLVMWLLAIASPQELTRLAEYFRTPLEVALNKGERSSSDFSPIPGGGEDPTRQEGNVHKGLAPSEAGQDAVKLKRLRDVLEQLIANDPRLQKLRPQLLIDLVEEGLRIQIIDNQNRPMFSTGSAEVAPYMSVILRTIAPVLNDIPYKISISGHTDATPYANGGHGYSNWELSADRANASRRELVLGGLAENKVLGVVGMASTINLDNQHPDAAINRRISLLVLNKRTERSLAHENGQNQDVLVDGADVRQRPDLLHDVSAADGAAPTK, encoded by the coding sequence ATGCAAAAGCCTATTATCATTGTTCGCAAGCGTAAACCCGCGCGTGCCTCGGGTGCGCATGCCGGCAGTTGGAAAATCGTTTTCGCTGATTTTATGACCAGCATGATGGCCTTTTTTTTGGTCATGTGGCTGCTGGCGATCGCCAGCCCGCAGGAGCTGACGCGGCTGGCCGAATACTTCCGCACGCCGCTGGAAGTGGCGCTCAACAAGGGCGAACGCAGCAGCTCGGATTTTAGTCCGATACCGGGCGGCGGGGAAGATCCCACCCGTCAGGAAGGGAATGTGCATAAGGGGCTTGCCCCGTCGGAAGCCGGCCAGGACGCGGTAAAACTGAAGCGGCTGCGGGACGTATTGGAACAATTGATCGCCAACGATCCCCGCCTGCAAAAGCTGCGTCCCCAGCTGCTTATCGATCTGGTGGAAGAAGGCTTGCGGATACAGATTATCGATAACCAGAATCGCCCGATGTTCAGTACCGGCAGCGCGGAAGTCGCTCCCTATATGAGCGTGATCCTGCGCACCATCGCGCCGGTGCTCAATGATATTCCTTACAAGATTTCTATTTCGGGCCATACCGACGCCACGCCTTATGCCAACGGCGGTCACGGTTACAGTAATTGGGAATTATCGGCGGACAGAGCCAACGCGTCGCGGCGGGAATTAGTGCTGGGCGGCCTGGCCGAAAACAAGGTGCTGGGAGTGGTAGGGATGGCGTCCACCATTAATCTGGATAATCAGCATCCCGACGCGGCCATCAACCGTCGCATCAGCCTGCTGGTCTTGAATAAGCGGACCGAGCGGTCTTTGGCTCATGAAAACGGCCAAAATCAGGATGTGCTTGTCGATGGCGCCGACGTGCGCCAGCGGCCGGACCTGCTGCACGACGTTTCCGCCGCGGACGGTGCTGCGCCGACAAAATGA
- the cheA gene encoding chemotaxis protein CheA: MDLSAFYQTFFDEADELLADMEQHLLQLDPQVPDSEQLNAIFRAAHSIKGGAGTFGFSALQETTHLLENLLDEARRGEMSLNTDSVDLFLKTKDIMQDQLDAYKMAQQPDEESYRYICEALRELALTAKGGDGVASAPAAEVSAGAVAAATSADDDVATAGAASAGACRAKAVADEPVHEIVLTGLTPQEITLMREELANLGHVLADSESENGLSVRLQSTLGEEDIVAVLCFVLEPEQIRFAHAGAPIQTGQCADEQNVDDRPAPACTPGDAAASPAPADVTAAGQASVGEVDREQDFAGAQAAMAADISAVADVSAAADLAAADGVPVVVADGVPVVAADGVPVVAADGVPVAAADGVPVVAADAVPVAAADGVPVAGDARDVAPAGRQASTAVPAAAPKMAVKSTDGSIRVAVEKVDQLINLVGELVITQSMLAQRSSELDPAHYSELLNSMGQLERNARDLQESVMSIRMMPMEYVFSRFPRLVRDLAAKLGKEVRLEMQGSSTELDKSLIERIIDPLTHLVRNSLDHGLESPAARLAAGKSAVGTLVLAAEHQGGNICIEVRDDGAGLNRAKILAKASAQGMAVSEHLSDEDVGRLIFAPGFSTAEAVTDVSGRGVGMDVVKRNIQAMGGHVDILFEAGKGTTVRILLPLTLAILDGMSVRVSDEAFILPLNTVMESLQPQAQDLYRMGGDELVLQVRGEYLPLVALHHVFNVPGAKTDPTEGIAVILQSAGRRYALLVDQLVGQHQIVVKNLESNYRKVAGISAATIMGDGSVALIVDVSALQPLNRDKCQVSAA, encoded by the coding sequence ATGGATCTGAGCGCTTTTTATCAGACTTTTTTTGATGAAGCCGATGAGCTGTTGGCCGACATGGAGCAGCATTTGCTGCAGCTGGATCCGCAAGTGCCGGACAGCGAGCAACTGAACGCCATTTTCCGGGCTGCGCATTCCATCAAGGGCGGGGCGGGAACCTTCGGTTTCAGCGCATTGCAGGAGACCACGCACTTGCTGGAAAACCTGCTCGATGAGGCGCGCCGCGGTGAGATGTCCCTGAATACCGACAGCGTCGATCTGTTTTTAAAGACCAAGGATATTATGCAGGATCAATTGGACGCCTACAAAATGGCCCAGCAACCCGATGAAGAGAGCTACCGGTATATTTGCGAAGCGCTTCGTGAACTGGCGCTGACGGCAAAAGGCGGCGATGGCGTCGCGTCGGCGCCGGCGGCCGAGGTCAGCGCCGGCGCGGTGGCCGCCGCGACGTCCGCAGACGACGATGTCGCCACGGCGGGCGCAGCGTCGGCGGGCGCCTGTCGTGCCAAGGCGGTTGCGGACGAACCGGTGCATGAGATCGTCTTGACTGGCCTGACCCCGCAGGAAATCACCTTGATGCGCGAGGAACTGGCGAATTTGGGGCACGTCCTCGCCGACAGCGAGAGCGAAAACGGCCTCAGCGTCCGCCTGCAAAGTACCCTGGGCGAGGAGGATATCGTCGCCGTACTGTGTTTCGTGCTGGAGCCGGAACAAATCCGATTTGCCCACGCTGGCGCGCCAATACAAACCGGACAGTGCGCCGACGAGCAGAACGTGGATGACCGGCCGGCGCCGGCCTGCACCCCCGGCGATGCCGCGGCGTCTCCTGCACCCGCCGACGTCACCGCCGCCGGGCAAGCCAGCGTCGGAGAGGTGGACCGCGAGCAGGATTTTGCCGGCGCGCAAGCCGCCATGGCCGCCGATATCAGCGCCGTCGCCGATGTTTCCGCCGCTGCCGATCTCGCCGCCGCAGACGGCGTGCCTGTCGTCGTCGCAGACGGCGTGCCTGTTGTCGCCGCAGACGGCGTGCCTGTTGTCGCCGCAGACGGCGTGCCTGTCGCCGCCGCAGACGGCGTGCCTGTTGTCGCCGCTGACGCCGTACCTGTCGCCGCCGCAGACGGCGTGCCTGTCGCCGGCGATGCACGGGATGTGGCGCCCGCGGGCCGGCAGGCGTCGACCGCCGTCCCCGCTGCTGCGCCAAAAATGGCGGTGAAGAGCACCGACGGCAGCATTCGCGTGGCGGTGGAGAAAGTGGACCAGCTAATAAACCTGGTAGGTGAACTGGTCATCACCCAATCCATGCTCGCGCAGCGTTCCAGCGAACTGGATCCCGCCCACTACAGTGAACTGCTTAACAGCATGGGGCAGCTCGAGCGCAACGCGCGCGATCTGCAAGAGTCGGTAATGTCGATTCGCATGATGCCGATGGAATACGTCTTCAGCCGTTTCCCGCGTCTGGTGCGCGATCTGGCCGCCAAACTCGGTAAAGAGGTGCGCCTGGAGATGCAGGGCAGCTCCACCGAACTGGATAAAAGCCTGATTGAGCGCATTATCGATCCCCTGACCCATCTGGTGCGCAACAGCCTCGATCACGGTCTGGAATCCCCCGCCGCCCGTCTGGCGGCCGGTAAATCTGCCGTCGGCACCCTGGTGCTGGCCGCCGAACACCAGGGGGGCAATATTTGTATCGAAGTGCGTGATGACGGCGCCGGCCTGAACCGGGCGAAAATTCTTGCCAAGGCCAGCGCCCAGGGCATGGCGGTTAGTGAACATCTCAGCGATGAGGACGTCGGCAGGCTGATTTTTGCCCCGGGCTTCTCCACCGCGGAAGCGGTAACCGATGTTTCCGGGCGCGGCGTGGGCATGGATGTGGTGAAGCGCAACATCCAGGCGATGGGCGGCCATGTGGATATTCTGTTTGAAGCGGGCAAAGGCACCACCGTCCGTATTCTGCTGCCGCTGACGCTGGCCATCCTTGACGGAATGTCGGTACGGGTCAGCGATGAAGCGTTTATTTTGCCGCTGAATACCGTCATGGAATCTCTCCAGCCCCAGGCGCAGGATCTCTATCGCATGGGCGGTGATGAACTGGTGCTACAGGTGCGCGGGGAATACCTGCCGCTGGTTGCGCTGCATCATGTGTTCAATGTTCCCGGCGCCAAAACCGATCCCACCGAGGGGATTGCGGTTATTTTGCAAAGCGCGGGACGCCGGTATGCGCTGCTGGTGGACCAGTTGGTCGGCCAGCATCAGATTGTGGTGAAAAATCTGGAAAGCAATTACCGCAAGGTGGCGGGCATTTCGGCCGCGACCATTATGGGGGATGGCAGCGTGGCGCTGATTGTAGACGTTTCCGCTCTACAGCCTTTGAACCGTGACAAATGCCAGGTCAGCGCCGCTTAA
- the cheW gene encoding chemotaxis protein CheW — protein sequence MAGLANMTTLAGESAGEEFLVFTLGSEEYGIDILKVQEIRGYDQVTRIANTPAFIKGVTNLRGVIVPIVDLRIKFAQNDVSYNDNTVVIVLNLQQRVVGIVVDGVSDVLSLSADQIRPAPQFAVTLATEYLTGLGALEDRMLILVDIERLLSSEEMALVDSVA from the coding sequence ATGGCAGGACTTGCAAATATGACGACATTAGCCGGCGAAAGCGCGGGCGAAGAATTTCTGGTGTTTACCCTGGGAAGCGAAGAGTACGGCATCGATATTCTCAAGGTTCAGGAAATCCGGGGTTACGACCAGGTGACGCGTATCGCCAATACGCCGGCCTTTATCAAAGGGGTCACTAATCTGCGCGGCGTTATTGTACCCATTGTCGATCTACGGATTAAATTTGCGCAAAACGACGTCAGTTACAACGACAATACGGTAGTGATTGTGCTGAACCTCCAGCAGCGGGTGGTGGGTATTGTGGTGGATGGCGTCTCCGATGTCCTGTCCCTGAGCGCCGATCAAATTCGGCCGGCGCCGCAATTTGCGGTCACGCTGGCTACGGAATATTTGACCGGTCTGGGGGCGCTGGAAGACCGCATGCTGATCCTGGTGGATATTGAACGGCTACTCAGCAGCGAAGAGATGGCGCTGGTGGATAGCGTCGCCTAA
- a CDS encoding methyl-accepting chemotaxis protein, translated as MLNRMKVVNVILIALVCYGLIQIISGGLFYSVQTQDRHHFNVYQNLHNQQAQLSASWVAILQARDGFNQARISVLNGASPEDLRRQTTAALEALGNAQKTFSRFAAMVQSDKTTPDNFATLQSAFTRLHEQLKQAAISLRDSGDDTVDGAALQAPLTQFDGAYRQYLNGNDRQFSQAVVQTGHIIYRSVAIMLGIFLCAVAVGVVLWLAISRVLMTPLHRIIEHIQRIAAGDLTEPLAIDSHNEMGTLAHNVRQMQQSLIDTVRAVRGSADGIYRGTGDIVAGNNDLSARTEQQASVLEETAASMEQLTATVKQNADNARQAKQLAMNASDTARHGGKVVDNVVHTMQDIAGSSQKIADITGVIDGIAFQTNILALNAAVEAARAGEQGRGFAVVAGEVRNLAQRSAQAAKEIKTLIDDSVSRVEEGSVLVESAGETMQEIVTAVTRVTDIMGEISSASDEQSRGIDQVGQAVIDIDRATSQNAAMVQQSAAAAVNLQQQAERLTHAVSVFHLETTAAPADVGQKPTPAAQTPARKPEAATSRAPARAPVSAALSADNWESF; from the coding sequence ATGTTAAACAGAATGAAAGTGGTTAACGTTATTTTAATCGCCCTGGTGTGCTATGGCTTGATTCAAATAATTAGCGGCGGATTATTCTATTCGGTCCAGACGCAAGACAGACATCATTTTAACGTTTATCAAAATCTGCATAACCAGCAGGCACAGCTTAGCGCCAGCTGGGTAGCGATCCTCCAGGCGCGCGACGGCTTCAATCAGGCGCGTATTTCGGTACTTAACGGCGCCAGCCCGGAAGATCTGCGCCGGCAAACCACGGCCGCGCTGGAGGCGCTGGGGAATGCGCAGAAAACCTTTAGCCGCTTCGCCGCGATGGTGCAGTCTGATAAGACGACACCCGACAATTTCGCTACCCTGCAAAGCGCCTTTACCCGCCTCCATGAGCAGCTGAAGCAGGCCGCCATATCGCTTCGAGACAGCGGCGACGATACCGTCGACGGCGCAGCGCTACAGGCGCCGCTCACGCAGTTCGACGGCGCCTATCGCCAGTATCTGAACGGTAATGACCGCCAATTCTCGCAGGCGGTGGTGCAAACCGGTCACATTATTTACCGCTCGGTGGCCATCATGCTCGGGATTTTCCTCTGCGCGGTAGCGGTTGGCGTGGTGTTATGGCTCGCCATCAGCCGGGTGCTGATGACGCCGCTGCATCGCATTATCGAACATATTCAGCGTATTGCCGCGGGCGATTTGACGGAGCCTCTGGCCATCGACAGCCACAATGAGATGGGAACGCTGGCGCACAATGTGCGTCAGATGCAGCAGAGCCTCATCGATACCGTACGGGCGGTGCGCGGCAGCGCCGACGGCATTTATCGCGGCACCGGCGATATCGTCGCCGGCAACAACGATCTGTCCGCGCGCACCGAACAGCAGGCGTCGGTGCTGGAAGAGACGGCCGCCAGCATGGAACAGTTGACCGCCACCGTGAAGCAAAACGCCGATAACGCGCGGCAGGCGAAACAGTTGGCGATGAATGCCTCGGACACCGCGCGGCACGGCGGTAAAGTGGTGGATAACGTCGTCCACACCATGCAGGACATTGCCGGCAGTTCGCAGAAAATCGCCGATATTACCGGCGTGATTGACGGCATCGCTTTCCAGACTAATATCCTGGCGCTGAACGCGGCGGTGGAGGCGGCCCGCGCCGGCGAGCAGGGCCGCGGCTTTGCGGTGGTGGCCGGCGAGGTGCGTAATCTGGCCCAGCGCAGCGCGCAGGCCGCCAAGGAGATCAAAACCCTTATCGACGATTCTGTCAGCCGGGTGGAAGAGGGCTCGGTTTTGGTGGAAAGCGCCGGCGAAACCATGCAGGAAATCGTTACGGCGGTGACCCGCGTTACCGACATTATGGGTGAGATCTCCTCCGCGTCCGATGAACAGAGCCGCGGTATCGATCAAGTTGGCCAGGCGGTTATCGATATTGACCGCGCCACATCGCAAAATGCCGCCATGGTGCAGCAATCCGCCGCCGCGGCGGTGAATTTGCAGCAGCAGGCCGAACGGCTTACCCATGCGGTGTCGGTGTTCCATCTGGAAACGACCGCCGCGCCGGCGGACGTCGGGCAGAAACCGACCCCCGCAGCGCAAACCCCCGCCCGCAAACCCGAGGCCGCAACCAGCCGGGCGCCGGCGCGCGCGCCGGTCAGCGCCGCCCTGTCGGCGGACAACTGGGAAAGTTTTTAA
- a CDS encoding methyl-accepting chemotaxis protein, with product MLSRIKISTSLVVLVVLFGLMQVVVAAVSYYNLRSGTELNQSVQLVNQQRNNLNQTWSSLLQTRNTLNRAATRYVYHSPLTMITPLMDSAKQTLAEAEKQFKTYSTLPAGDSREQLLHERTVQAFNGLTENLQGLIDFLDNGNVDAFIDSPTQGSQDVFENALKANLSSLDARIDVAGKEIVDINVYSGWLNGVFVCVALGLAVLALFWLKRLLLQPLSEMRDHFDAIARGNLSRHIQVHGSNEISQLFRQLQMMRDELAGTVTAVRNGTDAMLSGVSEIIASNNDLSSRTEQQAASLEETATSMEQLTSTVKQNAGNAHQASDLARAASSAANKGNAITGDVVKHMAEINASSLKIGDIIGVIDGIAFQTNILALNAAVEAARAGEQGRGFAVVAGEVRNLAQRSAQAAKQIKGLIDESVSRVQQGSRMVTAAGDTMNEIVRSVTRVSDIMGEIASASDEQSRGIDQVATVVIQMDTVTQQNAALVQQTAAASEALGAQAEALMQNVQVFTLQSDATVAQGESTHAGGSPQPLQTLAV from the coding sequence ATGTTATCGCGTATTAAAATTTCCACCAGTCTGGTGGTGTTGGTGGTGCTGTTTGGCCTGATGCAGGTGGTGGTAGCGGCGGTTTCCTACTACAACCTGCGCAGCGGTACCGAGCTTAATCAGAGCGTGCAACTGGTCAATCAGCAGCGCAACAACCTGAACCAGACCTGGTCCAGTCTGTTGCAAACCCGCAACACCCTGAACCGGGCGGCAACGCGTTATGTTTACCACAGCCCGCTGACGATGATTACGCCGCTGATGGATAGCGCTAAACAAACGCTCGCCGAGGCGGAAAAGCAATTCAAAACTTACAGCACCCTGCCGGCCGGCGACAGTCGCGAACAGCTCCTGCATGAGCGGACCGTCCAGGCATTTAACGGACTGACCGAAAACCTGCAAGGATTAATTGATTTTCTCGATAACGGCAACGTCGATGCCTTTATCGACAGCCCGACCCAGGGATCGCAGGATGTGTTTGAAAACGCGCTGAAGGCCAACTTGTCGTCGCTCGATGCCCGCATTGACGTAGCGGGTAAAGAAATCGTCGATATCAATGTGTACTCCGGCTGGCTTAATGGCGTCTTTGTTTGTGTCGCGCTGGGGCTGGCGGTGCTGGCCCTGTTCTGGCTGAAACGGCTGTTGCTGCAGCCGCTGAGCGAGATGCGCGATCACTTTGACGCTATCGCCCGCGGCAATTTGAGCCGGCATATTCAGGTCCACGGCAGTAATGAAATCAGCCAGCTGTTTCGTCAGTTGCAAATGATGCGCGATGAACTGGCGGGTACGGTTACGGCGGTCCGCAACGGCACCGATGCGATGTTGAGCGGCGTGTCGGAAATTATCGCCAGCAACAATGACCTGTCCTCGCGCACTGAGCAGCAGGCGGCGTCGCTGGAGGAAACCGCCACCAGTATGGAACAGCTCACCTCCACCGTGAAACAGAACGCCGGCAATGCCCATCAGGCGAGCGATCTGGCCAGGGCGGCCTCTTCGGCGGCCAACAAGGGTAATGCCATCACCGGCGATGTGGTGAAACATATGGCCGAAATCAACGCCAGTTCGCTGAAGATAGGCGATATCATCGGCGTGATTGACGGTATCGCTTTCCAGACCAACATCCTGGCGCTGAACGCGGCGGTGGAAGCGGCGCGCGCCGGCGAACAGGGACGGGGGTTTGCGGTGGTGGCCGGCGAGGTGCGCAATCTGGCGCAGCGCAGCGCCCAGGCGGCAAAGCAAATCAAAGGTTTGATCGATGAATCGGTCAGCCGGGTACAGCAGGGATCGCGCATGGTGACCGCCGCCGGCGATACCATGAACGAAATAGTGCGCTCGGTTACCCGCGTGTCGGACATTATGGGCGAGATCGCTTCCGCTTCCGACGAGCAAAGCCGCGGCATCGACCAAGTGGCGACCGTCGTCATCCAGATGGATACCGTTACCCAGCAAAACGCCGCGCTGGTGCAGCAAACCGCTGCCGCTTCGGAAGCGTTGGGCGCGCAGGCGGAAGCGCTGATGCAGAATGTGCAGGTCTTTACGTTGCAATCCGATGCGACCGTGGCGCAAGGGGAGTCCACGCATGCCGGCGGCAGTCCGCAGCCTCTGCAAACGCTGGCCGTCTGA
- the cheR gene encoding protein-glutamate O-methyltransferase CheR has product MPNQRRAFSRNVFSAERVTLSDAQFQRISQLIYQRAGIVLASHKRDMVFNRLVRRLRALGLPDFASYLARLDADARSGEWQEFINALTTNLTQFFREAHHFPVLARHARDRPAGYSVWSAAASTGEEPYSIAMTLQETLGAGNQAQILGSDINSRVLETARNGIYREEDLRGLSLLQRQRFFLRGTGPQQGMARVRPELVARVRFIALNLLAPEWELPGPFDAIFCRNVMIYFDKQTQGQILRRFVPLLKPGGLLFAGHSENFSQISRDFTLRGQSVYVLARETA; this is encoded by the coding sequence ATGCCCAACCAAAGACGTGCTTTTTCCCGCAACGTGTTTTCGGCGGAGCGCGTGACGTTATCGGATGCGCAGTTTCAACGCATCAGTCAATTAATTTATCAACGGGCCGGCATTGTGCTGGCCAGCCATAAGCGTGACATGGTGTTCAACCGCCTGGTCAGGCGCCTGCGGGCGCTGGGGTTGCCGGACTTTGCCAGCTATCTGGCCCGTCTGGATGCCGACGCTCGCAGCGGCGAATGGCAGGAATTTATCAATGCGCTCACCACCAATCTGACGCAGTTTTTCCGTGAGGCCCATCACTTTCCGGTGCTGGCCCGCCATGCCCGCGATCGCCCGGCGGGCTACAGCGTCTGGAGCGCCGCGGCCTCGACGGGGGAGGAGCCCTATTCCATCGCCATGACCCTGCAAGAGACGCTGGGGGCGGGTAATCAGGCGCAGATCCTCGGCAGCGACATCAATTCGCGGGTGCTGGAGACGGCGCGCAACGGCATCTACCGCGAAGAAGATCTGCGCGGGTTGAGCCTACTGCAACGTCAGCGTTTTTTCCTGCGCGGCACCGGCCCCCAGCAGGGAATGGCGCGGGTGCGGCCGGAGCTGGTGGCGCGGGTACGTTTTATCGCGCTGAATTTGCTGGCGCCCGAGTGGGAACTTCCCGGGCCGTTTGACGCCATTTTTTGCCGTAATGTCATGATTTACTTCGATAAGCAGACACAAGGGCAAATATTGCGTCGCTTCGTGCCTTTGCTCAAGCCCGGTGGACTGCTGTTTGCCGGCCATTCGGAAAATTTCAGCCAGATCAGCCGCGATTTTACCCTGCGCGGTCAGTCGGTCTATGTTTTGGCGAGGGAGACAGCATGA
- a CDS encoding protein-glutamate methylesterase/protein-glutamine glutaminase, whose translation MNKIRVMCVDDSAMMRQLMTEIVNSFADMEMVATAPDPLIARDLIKRLNPAVLTLDVEMPRMDGLDFLEKLMRLRPMPVVMVSSLTGRGSEITLRALELGAVDFVTKPQLGLRDGMLQYREIIGEKIRTAARVRLPPQRPKTSAPVVLEGPLLSSEKLFAIGASTGGTEAIRHVLEPLPVTSPALLITQHMPAGFTCSFANRLNKHCQIAVKEAEEGERVLPGHAYIAPGARHMELARSGANYLIRLHDGSPVNRHRPSVDVLFHSVAKFAGRNAVGVILTGMGNDGAAGLLAMRQAGAWTLAQDEASCVVYGMPREAVALGACNEVVPLGQMSQRMLAQISTAQALRI comes from the coding sequence ATGAACAAAATTCGCGTCATGTGCGTGGACGATTCTGCCATGATGCGGCAGCTCATGACCGAAATAGTCAATAGCTTTGCCGATATGGAAATGGTGGCCACCGCGCCGGACCCGCTGATTGCCCGGGATTTGATTAAGCGGTTGAATCCGGCCGTATTGACGCTGGATGTGGAAATGCCGCGCATGGACGGCCTGGATTTCCTGGAAAAACTGATGCGTCTGCGGCCGATGCCGGTGGTGATGGTGTCCTCGCTCACCGGACGGGGCTCGGAAATCACGCTGCGCGCCCTGGAGCTGGGCGCGGTGGATTTCGTGACGAAACCGCAGCTGGGACTACGCGACGGCATGCTGCAATATCGGGAGATTATCGGCGAGAAGATTCGTACCGCGGCCCGCGTCCGCCTACCGCCGCAGCGACCGAAAACGTCGGCGCCGGTGGTCCTGGAGGGGCCGCTGCTCAGCAGCGAAAAGCTGTTCGCCATCGGCGCGTCCACCGGCGGCACCGAGGCCATCCGCCACGTGCTGGAGCCGTTGCCGGTGACCAGTCCGGCGCTGCTGATTACCCAGCATATGCCCGCCGGCTTCACCTGTTCTTTCGCCAACCGGCTTAACAAGCATTGCCAAATCGCGGTGAAAGAGGCGGAGGAAGGGGAACGGGTGCTGCCGGGACACGCCTATATCGCCCCGGGCGCCCGCCATATGGAACTGGCGCGCAGCGGCGCCAATTATCTGATCCGGCTGCACGATGGTTCGCCGGTCAACCGCCACCGTCCCTCGGTGGACGTGCTGTTCCATTCCGTAGCGAAATTCGCCGGCCGCAACGCCGTCGGTGTCATTTTGACCGGGATGGGCAACGATGGCGCGGCGGGTTTGCTGGCGATGCGCCAGGCGGGCGCCTGGACGCTGGCCCAGGACGAGGCGAGCTGCGTGGTCTACGGCATGCCGCGCGAGGCGGTAGCGCTGGGCGCCTGCAATGAAGTGGTGCCGCTGGGGCAGATGAGCCAGCGGATGCTGGCGCAAATCAGTACCGCTCAGGCGTTACGAATCTAG